Proteins co-encoded in one Medicago truncatula cultivar Jemalong A17 chromosome 8, MtrunA17r5.0-ANR, whole genome shotgun sequence genomic window:
- the LOC25500246 gene encoding peptidyl-prolyl cis-trans isomerase FKBP62 isoform X2, producing MYGVGANNEFDARYIIPLNRFSKNVEYTNPIRKYNEMIGRTSYDISFLVLTEPEDICKDGGLVKKTLKPGDDKCQHFDDYDYVLVKYEARLDDGTLVKKSDDYGVEFTLNDGHFCPALSIAVKTMKIGEKVILTVKPQYGFGDKGKPAHHDEGSVPPNATLQIILEFVSWKEGPKEGPFRKMVLKEGEGDDCPNEGALVKLKLIGKLQDGTVFFKKGYSDGDEVELFEFKTDEEQVIDGLDKAVLTMKKGEVALLTITPEYAFGSSESQQELAVVPPNSTVYYEVELVSFVKAKEVSDMNTEEKIEAALKKRQEAEAFVYAAEYARASKRYQKALKFIKYDTSFPDEDREIVGLRHSCNLGNACCLMKLKDYERANKYFKDRLHDFNLKRIDTETLSANHRLRCRRKDANNYYLNVM from the exons ATGTATGGCGTCGGCGCTAACAATGAATTTGATG CTAGATATATCATTCCACTCAACAGATTCAGTAAGAATGTTGAATACACTAATCCAATTCGCAAATACAATGAGATGATCGGAAGGACTTCTTATGATATTTCTTTTCTTGTGTTGACGGAGCCGGAGGATATTTGTAAGGATGGAGGTTTGGTGAAGAAGACACTCAAGCCCGGGGATGACAAATGTCAACATtttgatgattatgattatgttttag TTAAGTACGAAGCACGTCTTGATGATGGAACTCTTGTTAAAAAATCTGATGATTATGGAGTGGAGTTCACACTCAACGATG GTCATTTTTGTCCTGCATTATCAATCGCTGTTAAGACTATGAAGATCGGAGAAAAAGTCATTTTAACTGTTAAGCCACAAT ATGGATTTGGTGACAAGGGCAAGCCAGCTCACCATGATGAAGGTTCAGTTCCACCTAACGCAACATTGCAGATTATTCTCGAGTTTGTTTCTTGGAAGGAAGGACCTAAGGAAGGACCTTTTCGTAAGATGGTCCTCAAGGAAGGAGAAGGGGACGACTGTCCAAATGAGGGAGCTCTTGTGAAAT TGAAACTAATTGGTAAGCTGCAAGATGGCACTGTATTTTTTAAGAAGGGCTATAGTGATGGTGATGAAGTGGAGCTGTTTGAATTTAAAACAGATGAgg AGCAAGTGATTGATGGGCTTGATAAAGCTGTACTGACCATGAAGAAGGGTGAGGTAGCTTTGTTGACTATTACACCTGAATATGCTTTTGGTTCATCAGAGTCTCAGCAGGAATTGGCAGTGGTTCCTCCTAATTCAACCGTGTATTATGAGGTTGAGCTAGTATCGTTCGTAAAG GCTAAGGAGGTATCAGACATGAACACTGAAGAGAAGATAGAAGCTGCTCTTAAGAAGCGACAAGAAGCCGAAGCATTCGTTTATGCTGCTGAATATGCAAGAGCTTCTAAAAGATATCAGAAG GCTCTGAAGTTTATAAAGTATGATACTTCCTTTCCCGATGAGGATAGGGAAATTGTTGGCTTGAGGCATTCTTGTAATCTGGGCAATGCATGCTGCTTGATGAAATTGAAAGATTATGAACGggcaaataaatattttaag GATCGCTTGCATGATTTCAACTTAAAGCGCATAGACACTGAAACGTTGTCTGCGAACCATAGACTTCGATGCAGGCGGAAAGACGccaataattattatttgaatgtGATGTGA
- the LOC25500244 gene encoding non-specific phospholipase C4: MTTNSSTTIHSYPIKTVVILVQENRSFDHMLGWMKSLNPKINGVIGTESNSISTSDSNSNRVLFSDQSIYVDPDPGHSIQDIYEQIFGEPWSEASAAKKLPPMMDGFVQNAVRQEIPKNATVTMTEAVMNGFKPDLVPIYKELVKEFAVCDRWFASVPASTQPNRLYVHSATSHGLTSNDTNKLIGGLPQKTIFDSLDENGFNFGIYYQQPPSTLFYRSLRKLKYIEKFHEYGLTFKKHCEEGKLPNYVVIEQRFFDLLSIPGNDDHPSHDVGEGQKFVKEVYEALRGSPQWNEMLFVITYDEHGGFYDHVPTPVDGIPSPDDIVGPEPFKFKFDRLGVRVPTIFISPWIEPGKVLHEPSGPFPTSQYEHSSIPATVKKIFNLPEFLTKRDAWAGTFEGLLTLSSPRTDCPEKLPEPIKLREAAAKEEAKLSEFQEELVLMAATLNGDHRKSIYPNKLIENMCVLDAVKYVEVAFNTFLNECEKAKQNGADGCDIVDCANTCSTRRNSENFFHKMLSCITCDR, translated from the exons ATGACTACAAATTCTAGCACTACTATTCATAGCTACCCCATCAAAACAGTGGTCATTTTGGTTCAAGAGAACCGTTCTTTTGACCACATGTTGGGTTGGATGAAGTCCCTCAACCCGAAAATCAACGGTGTTATCGGTACAGAGTCAAACTCAATCTCCACATCTGATTCCAACTCGAACCGAGTTCTATTCAGTGACCAGTCAATCTATGTTGACCCAGACCCGGGTCATTCCATCCAAGATATTTACGAGCAAATTTTTGGAGAACCATGGAGCGAAGCCTCAGCAGCAAAAAAGTTGCCTCCAATGATGGATGGCTTCGTTCAAAATGCAGTGAGGCAAGAGATACCAAAAAACGCGACAGTGACAATGACAGAGGCGGTTATGAATGGGTTTAAACCGGATTTGGTACCGATTTACAAGGAGTTAGTTAAAGAGTTTGCGGTTTGTGATCGTTGGTTCGCTTCGGTTCCAGCATCAACCCAACCGAACCGGCTCTACGTGCATTCTGCCACGTCGCATGGCTTAACTAGCAATGACACAAATAAGCTCATTGGAGGGTTACCTCAAAAGACCATATTTGATTCTTTGGACGAAAATGGTTTCAATTTTGGGATCTATTATCAACAACCACCATCCACCCTTTTCTACAG GAGTCTTAGAAAGCTGAAATACATAGAAAAATTTCATGAATACGGGTTAACATTCAAGAAGCATTGTGAAGAAGGGAAATTACCAAACTACGTGGTGATAGAACAAAGATTTTTCGACTTGTTATCAATACCTGGAAATGATGATCATCCATCTCACGATGTAGGAGAAGGACAAAAATTTGTAAAAGAAGTGTATGAAGCATTAAGAGGCAGTCCACAATGGAATGAAATGTTGTTTGTGATTACTTACGACGAACACGGAGGATTTTACGATCACGTGCCAACGCCGGTGGACGGAATTCCTAGTCCAGATGACATTGTTGGTCCTGAGCCATTCAAGTTTAAGTTTGATAGGCTTGGTGTTAGGGTTCCAACCATCTTTATTTCTCCATGGATTGAGCCAGGAAAAG TGTTGCATGAACCTTCTGGACCATTTCCAACTTCACAATATGAGCATTCATCTATACCTGCAACTGTGAAGAAGATATTCAATCTCCCTGAATTTCTGACAAAGAGGGATGCATGGGCTGGAACATTTGAGGGACTTCTAACTTTAAGCAGTCCACGAACTGATTGTCCAg AAAAACTGCCCGAACCGATTAAGCTGCGAGAGGCCGCTGCTAAAGAAGAAGCCAAGTTGAGTGAATTTCAGGAAGAATTGGTACTAATGGCAGCTACTCTTAATGGGGATCATAGAAAGAGTATATATCCCAACAAGTTGATCGAGAACATGTGTGTTTTGGACGCAGTTAAATATGTCGAGGTTGCATTCAATACATTCTTGAATGAGTGTGAGAAAGCAAAGCAAAATGGAGCTGATGGATGTGATATTGTTGATTGTGCCAATACATGCAGTACACGTCGCAATTCCGAAAATTTCTTTCACAAGATGTTGTCTTGTATAACCTGTGATCGGTGA
- the LOC120577310 gene encoding uncharacterized protein At2g37660, chloroplastic-like, which yields MNLFGVLKYKKMGEEFLQNSGFPYTIIKPGRLTDGPYTSYDLNTLLKATAGQRRAVLIGQGDKLVGEASRIVVAEACVQALDLEVTENQIYEVNSVEGEGPGNDAQKWQELFEAARSS from the exons ATGAACCTATTCGGTGTCTTGAAGTATAAGAAGATGGGGGAGGAATTTCTTCAGAATTCTGGCTTTCCATATACTATAATTAA ACCTGGAAGGTTGACAGATGGACCATACACATCTTATGATCTCAATACATTACTCAAAGCAACAGCTGGCCAACGACGAGCTGTCCTTATAGGTCAAG GAGATAAACTAGTGGGTGAAGCCAGTAGAATTGTGGTTGCTGAAGCTTGCGTACAGGCATTAGACCTAGAAGTCACTGAAAACCAAATATATGAAGTTAACTCTGTTGAG GGTGAAGGTCCTGGAAATGATGCTCAGAAGTGGCAAGAATTATTCGAGGCCGCGCGCTCTAGCTGA
- the LOC25500246 gene encoding peptidyl-prolyl cis-trans isomerase FKBP62 isoform X1, translating into MYGVGANNEFDARYIIPLNRFSKNVEYTNPIRKYNEMIGRTSYDISFLVLTEPEDICKDGGLVKKTLKPGDDKCQHFDDYDYVLVKYEARLDDGTLVKKSDDYGVEFTLNDGQLVLQLLLYIPFPVRSYFLLRHLIGHFCPALSIAVKTMKIGEKVILTVKPQYGFGDKGKPAHHDEGSVPPNATLQIILEFVSWKEGPKEGPFRKMVLKEGEGDDCPNEGALVKLKLIGKLQDGTVFFKKGYSDGDEVELFEFKTDEEQVIDGLDKAVLTMKKGEVALLTITPEYAFGSSESQQELAVVPPNSTVYYEVELVSFVKAKEVSDMNTEEKIEAALKKRQEAEAFVYAAEYARASKRYQKALKFIKYDTSFPDEDREIVGLRHSCNLGNACCLMKLKDYERANKYFKDRLHDFNLKRIDTETLSANHRLRCRRKDANNYYLNVM; encoded by the exons ATGTATGGCGTCGGCGCTAACAATGAATTTGATG CTAGATATATCATTCCACTCAACAGATTCAGTAAGAATGTTGAATACACTAATCCAATTCGCAAATACAATGAGATGATCGGAAGGACTTCTTATGATATTTCTTTTCTTGTGTTGACGGAGCCGGAGGATATTTGTAAGGATGGAGGTTTGGTGAAGAAGACACTCAAGCCCGGGGATGACAAATGTCAACATtttgatgattatgattatgttttag TTAAGTACGAAGCACGTCTTGATGATGGAACTCTTGTTAAAAAATCTGATGATTATGGAGTGGAGTTCACACTCAACGATGGTCAGTTAGTCCTACAACTTTTATTATACATTCCTTTTCCGGTTCGATCTTACTTTCTTTTACGCCATCTCATAGGTCATTTTTGTCCTGCATTATCAATCGCTGTTAAGACTATGAAGATCGGAGAAAAAGTCATTTTAACTGTTAAGCCACAAT ATGGATTTGGTGACAAGGGCAAGCCAGCTCACCATGATGAAGGTTCAGTTCCACCTAACGCAACATTGCAGATTATTCTCGAGTTTGTTTCTTGGAAGGAAGGACCTAAGGAAGGACCTTTTCGTAAGATGGTCCTCAAGGAAGGAGAAGGGGACGACTGTCCAAATGAGGGAGCTCTTGTGAAAT TGAAACTAATTGGTAAGCTGCAAGATGGCACTGTATTTTTTAAGAAGGGCTATAGTGATGGTGATGAAGTGGAGCTGTTTGAATTTAAAACAGATGAgg AGCAAGTGATTGATGGGCTTGATAAAGCTGTACTGACCATGAAGAAGGGTGAGGTAGCTTTGTTGACTATTACACCTGAATATGCTTTTGGTTCATCAGAGTCTCAGCAGGAATTGGCAGTGGTTCCTCCTAATTCAACCGTGTATTATGAGGTTGAGCTAGTATCGTTCGTAAAG GCTAAGGAGGTATCAGACATGAACACTGAAGAGAAGATAGAAGCTGCTCTTAAGAAGCGACAAGAAGCCGAAGCATTCGTTTATGCTGCTGAATATGCAAGAGCTTCTAAAAGATATCAGAAG GCTCTGAAGTTTATAAAGTATGATACTTCCTTTCCCGATGAGGATAGGGAAATTGTTGGCTTGAGGCATTCTTGTAATCTGGGCAATGCATGCTGCTTGATGAAATTGAAAGATTATGAACGggcaaataaatattttaag GATCGCTTGCATGATTTCAACTTAAAGCGCATAGACACTGAAACGTTGTCTGCGAACCATAGACTTCGATGCAGGCGGAAAGACGccaataattattatttgaatgtGATGTGA